One Helianthus annuus cultivar XRQ/B chromosome 12, HanXRQr2.0-SUNRISE, whole genome shotgun sequence genomic region harbors:
- the LOC110896988 gene encoding CASP-like protein 5C3: MEPQLPGSIGTSTSLAIRLGQALFSVASLLFMCVGVQFYAYTSFCFLVTIKGLTIPWSLTLAMVDAYSVFVKRPSRQLQIVFIIVMGDWILSFLSLAAACSTASVSDFMVTEAGALFCGGKMCNRYRLSAAMACLSWSLSLASALFNLWRLPSLYSNY; this comes from the exons ATGGAACCACAATTGCCAGGTTCGATCGGGACAAGCACGAGTTTAGCCATAAGATTGGGACAAGCTCTCTTTTCGGTTGCATCTCTTCTTTTCATGTGCGTCGGCGTGCAGTTTTACGCGTATACTTCTTTCTG CTTCTTGGTGACGATCAAAGGTTTAACGATCCCATGGAGTTTGACACTCGCAATGGTGGATGCATACTCTGTGTTTGTAAAACGGCCATCTCGCCAGTTGCAAATAGTTTTTATCATCGTTATGGGCGATTGG ATTCTTTCGTTCCTGTCGCTTGCAGCTGCATGCTCAACAGCTAGTGTATCGGATTTCATGGTTACAGAAGCGGGTGCCTTGTTTTGTGGTGGAAAAATGTGCAACAGGTATCGGTTATCGGCTGCCATGGCCTGTTTGTCGTGGTCATTGTCGCTAGCTTCGGCTCTGTTTAATCTTTGGCGTTTGCCTTCTTTGTATTCTAATTACTAG